A segment of the Gemmatimonadota bacterium genome:
GGACAGCGTGATAGACCGCCGCGGTGAACAGGAAGTAGAACGAGCCCACGGTGACGACTGCGATGCCGATGGCCAGCGGGAGGTTCCGTCCTGGGTTCTTCGCCTCACCCCCCGCCTGCGCGATGGAGTCGAACCCGATGAAGCTGGAGAACAGCAGCGCCGACGCGGCCATGAACGGGCCGAGCCGGAAGGGCACCGCGGGAGTGTCCGGCAGGCCGCGCCCTTCCCGGGCCTGCAGGGCCGCGACGAAGTCGTTTCCGTCGAAGAGGAATCCCGCCACGATGACCACGGCTCCCAAAGCGAACATCAAGAACATCAGCGGAACCAGCGTACGTTCGTAGAGTCGAACGCCGCGCAGGTTCACCGCCACGAACGTCCACAGGAAGGCCAGCGCGACGCCGACGCGTACCGGGCCGCTGTCGAGCGCGTCAGCCACACCGGACCACGACAGCGCGGTCGCCACGTCGCGCAGGAACGGCACCAGCACGTAGGACACCACGCCGATGGCGATGCAGAGCCCGAACCACTGGGAAAAGCTGGCCACGAATCCCAGGTAGGGGGTGGTGGCGCGACTCGCGTACACGTAGCTGCCGCCGGCGCGCGGCATGGCAGAGGCCAGAATCGCGTAGGCCAGCGCCGCCAGCACGGCCGGCAGCGCCGCGAACAGGTAGGCGGGCAACACCCACGGTCCGATCCCGGGCACGCTGCGCTGGATCATGAAGGGGATGACGTTGATCGCCGCGCCCAGCATCGAACAGATGCCGGTGGCCGCGAGGCCCACCAGTCCGAGCTGTCGTGTGAGCCCGGTGCCCGGGCCAGGCCCGGGCGCGCTTGTGTGCGATGTCATGGCGGTGCCTCGCGCTCGCGGTCCAAGAAGGCCGTTACCTTGGGCCTCTGGCGTCCGGGCCACAAGACGGATCGGCGCTCGCTGGTCGGGAGGCGGCGGTGTCCCTAGCTTCCGCCGCGTTCCCTTCCTCGGTCGCCTCGCTCCCATCCGCTGCGAATGATCTGGTCCGTCCTCGCGCTCTCGCTCGCCACTTCCCCGGGGGGCGCTTCGGCCGCCGACACGGTGTTCTACAGCGGTCGGGACGGCCGCCTGGCCGTGGACCCGCCACGGATCGAGGCTCCTTCCATCTCAGTGGACGGACGGTTGGATGAACCCGAGTGGGCCGAGGCCGCCGTCCTGGGTGGCTTCACGCAGTACACCCCCGTCGAGGGGATCCCGGCCACGCAGGACACCGAGGTGCGGGTGTTCTATTCGGCGGACGCCATCTACTTCGGGTTCCATGTCTTCGACGACGACCCCGACGGGATCCTGGCCTTCCTCACCGAGCGTGACCGTTCCTCGTTCGGCAACGACTGGGTCCGCGTCATGCTCGACACCTTCGACGACCAGCGCCAAGCCTACTCCTTCTTCGTCAACCCCTACGGCATCCAGACGGACGGACTCTGGTTGGAGAGCCTCCCGCCTGCGGGAGGTGTGCCCACCAATCCGAAGGTGGACTTCAACGTCGACTTCATCTGGGACTCGCAGGGCCGGATCGTGGAGGACGGGTGGATCGTGGAGCTGCGCATCCCCTACGTGTCCATCCGCTTTCCGGACCGACCGGTGCAGGATTGGGGGCTGCAGATCGCTCGTGGCGTCACGCGGACGGATTTCAAGTCGTCCTGGGCCCCGCTCACCCTGGACATCTCCAGCGTGCTGGCTCAAAGCGGGAAGCTGGTGGGCCTGCACGACATCCATCCCAAGCGCCTGGTTCAGCTCAACCCCGAGATGACCGGCAGCGTCCGCGGCGACCGCGCCTCCGGCACGTTCCAGCGTGGTGACTTCGACCCCGAGGTCGGCCTGAACGCGCGCTACGGTCTGACGCCCAATCTGGTCCTGGACGCCACGCTCTACCCGGATTTCTCCCAGGTGGAGGCGGACGCGGACCAGATCCAGGTCAACGAGCGTTTCGCGCTCTTCTTCCCCGAGAAGCGCCCGTTCTTCCTGGACGGCACGGAGATCTTCCTGACCCCGCAGCGGCTCGTGCACACGCGGCGCGTCGCGGATCCCATCGGAGGAGCCAAGCTGACAGGCAAGTTGGGTGACTTCAGCGTCGCCTACATGGGCGCCGTGGACGAAAGCCCTACCTCGGTGTTCGGCGGCTCCGATAACGCCATCTTCAACATGCTGCGTCTGCGGCGGGACGTGGGTAGTGGCTCGACCCTGGGGCTCCTGTACACGGATCGCACGCTGACCTCTGACGTCTACAATCGCGTGCTGTCGACCGACGTGCGCCTGTTGTTCGGCGGCCGCTACGCACTGCAGACCCAGTTGACCGGAAGCTGGACCGCCACGGGTACCACCGGGACCGCGCCTGCGCTGAAGCCGATGGTAACGCTGGACCTCAGTCGCAGCTCACGCTTCAGTACATTCCAGTTCAAGCTGGAGGATACGCACCCCGAGTTCCGTGCCCTCTCGGGGTTCATCCCCCGGGTCGGCGACACCGAGCTCACGGCGGTGGGAGGTTTCACACGCTACGGGGCACCGGGCGCCGTGTTGGAGCGCTGGGGCAGCCAGATCCGCTGGAACAGCTTCTACCGGCACGACGATTTCTGGGATGGCGTGCGGCCGTTCGAGTGGGAGGTCGAGTTCTGGCCCTCCCTCGCGTTGCGCGGTGCGCGCTCCGTGACGGCGGTCCTGCGGGTCGGAGGGTTCGACTTTCCACCCGAAGCCTTCGAGGGCTATCAGGTGCTGGATTCGAACGGCCAGGCTCAGCCGTTCGCCCCGCCTCCTGCCGTCTCGCCCATCTTCGGCGTCGCGATCATCCCCAACGTCCGCGTCACAGACCGCATCCGACTGACCGGGCGCTCCTTCTTCCGGGAGGTACCGCTCTACGACGAGGGGTCGCAGGGGTGGGAGATCCAACTCGCGCCCTCCCTGCAGCTCACGCCCAACGACGCGTGGCGCTTCGACCTCAGCCATACCTGGTCCCATTTGACCCGCAGCGCCGACGGCAGCGACTTCAGCACGGTGCACATCTCGCGGGTGGGCGTGCAGTACCAGTTCGGGCGCGCGGTCTTTCTGCGCTTGATCGCACAGTACGACCTGGAACGACGCACCGCTCTCCGTCACCCCGTCACCGGACAGCCGCTCCTCATCGACGGAGACGTGCAGGACGCGGAGGAACGGGGGGACTTCCAGGGCCAGGCCTTGTTGTCGTACGAGCCGTCTCCGGGCACCATCTTCTTCGTCGGCTACAGCCGACTGATGGACGGTCCCTACGGCTACCGGCTCGCGCGCAAGAACCCGGTCACGGACGGGTTCTTCATCAAGCTCTCCTACCTTCTGCGTTTGTAGGCTCGGCGAGCGCACGGCACCCCCACGCCCCAGCCGCGGCGCGCTCACGACGGGGTCACGAGCCCCCCACGGGTCGGAGCACGCCTCTGACCAATGGCAGGAGGGATCACCGCCGGCAGCCAGCGGCGCCGTACCGGCAGGGAATGCACCTTCCGTCCAACGGGTGCCGATCGAGCGTTCGAGCCCATTCCGGCTCAACGGACGGCGATCGCCCCCGGATCCGAACGACCTGAGGATACTCGTCACCTGCGAATCGGGAGGTCCCTCGATGCAGGAGTTGCTGCTTCTCGCACTGCTCTCCGGAGTAGTCCCCGCGTCTGCCGCGCCTTCGCCCGGCGCGGCGTCCGCGGACACCGTTCCCCTCTTCGAGGGGTTGGGCGACCATCACCACAGCATCAGCACCACGAACACGGAGGCGCAGGCGTACTTCGATCAGGGCCTCCGACTCGTGTACGGCTTCAACCACGCGGAGGCGATCCGTTCGTTCGAAGAGGCGCTGCGCATGGAGGGCGGCTGTGCCATGTGCTGGTGGGGCATCGCCTTGGCGGCGGGGCCCAACATCAATGCCGCCATGGACTCGGCCGGAGGCGCTCTCGCCTGGAAGGCGATCCAGGCCGCTCGCAAACGGGGCACCGGCGCCTCCGCAAAGGAAGAGGCCTACATCGAGGCCCTCTCCCGCCGCTACGGCCCCGATCCGCTGGCGGATCGTGCGCAACGCGACTCCGCCTACGCGATCGCGATGGCAGAGGTGGCACGCCGCTTCCCGGCGGATGACGACGCCCAGGTCCTCTATGCGGACGCGCTCATGAACCTGGCACCCTGGGACTACTGGGAGGCCGACCTGACGCCGCGCCCCGGTACGTCCGAGCTGCTCTCCACGCTGGCCCGGGTGGTCGAGCGCGCCCCCGCTCACGCCGGCGCTTGCCACCTCTTCATCCACGCCGTGGAGAAGGGCGATCCCCAGCGCGCCGTGCCCTGCGCCGAGCGGCTCCCCGATCTCATGCCGTCGGCAGGGCACATCGTGCACATGCCCGCGCACATCTTCATCCGCGTGGGTCGCTACATCGACGCGATCGAGCGCAACCACCACGCCACGCACGCGGACGAGCGCTATATCCACGCCGAGCGGCCGCGCGGGATCTACCCGATGGCATACTACCCGCACAACTACGACTTCCTGGCCTTCGCCGCGGCGATGGCTGGGCGTCGTGGGGAAGCGTTGGAGGCTGCGCGGGCGGCAGTCGCAGCCGTCGATCGG
Coding sequences within it:
- a CDS encoding APC family permease is translated as MTSHTSAPGPGPGTGLTRQLGLVGLAATGICSMLGAAINVIPFMIQRSVPGIGPWVLPAYLFAALPAVLAALAYAILASAMPRAGGSYVYASRATTPYLGFVASFSQWFGLCIAIGVVSYVLVPFLRDVATALSWSGVADALDSGPVRVGVALAFLWTFVAVNLRGVRLYERTLVPLMFLMFALGAVVIVAGFLFDGNDFVAALQAREGRGLPDTPAVPFRLGPFMAASALLFSSFIGFDSIAQAGGEAKNPGRNLPLAIGIAVVTVGSFYFLFTAAVYHAVPWTFVVTEAQVRDLTAPGLLGYLLPAGWTVLIVAGAAVALINDLPAMLLAVSRLMFAWAEDGVFPKSVSAVHARWHTPHVALVASGIMATGGVVGSHLAGDFFLGVDILVTSMLVNFLLMCVSVLTLPKRNPELASQVTVFSARSVQVPLAVLGILLLGTFLLVHVWKDLNADLDVWYFHSTPLWLAVMAVGTAIYLRERAARRAEGVDLRARFRVLPPE
- a CDS encoding DUF5916 domain-containing protein — translated: MIWSVLALSLATSPGGASAADTVFYSGRDGRLAVDPPRIEAPSISVDGRLDEPEWAEAAVLGGFTQYTPVEGIPATQDTEVRVFYSADAIYFGFHVFDDDPDGILAFLTERDRSSFGNDWVRVMLDTFDDQRQAYSFFVNPYGIQTDGLWLESLPPAGGVPTNPKVDFNVDFIWDSQGRIVEDGWIVELRIPYVSIRFPDRPVQDWGLQIARGVTRTDFKSSWAPLTLDISSVLAQSGKLVGLHDIHPKRLVQLNPEMTGSVRGDRASGTFQRGDFDPEVGLNARYGLTPNLVLDATLYPDFSQVEADADQIQVNERFALFFPEKRPFFLDGTEIFLTPQRLVHTRRVADPIGGAKLTGKLGDFSVAYMGAVDESPTSVFGGSDNAIFNMLRLRRDVGSGSTLGLLYTDRTLTSDVYNRVLSTDVRLLFGGRYALQTQLTGSWTATGTTGTAPALKPMVTLDLSRSSRFSTFQFKLEDTHPEFRALSGFIPRVGDTELTAVGGFTRYGAPGAVLERWGSQIRWNSFYRHDDFWDGVRPFEWEVEFWPSLALRGARSVTAVLRVGGFDFPPEAFEGYQVLDSNGQAQPFAPPPAVSPIFGVAIIPNVRVTDRIRLTGRSFFREVPLYDEGSQGWEIQLAPSLQLTPNDAWRFDLSHTWSHLTRSADGSDFSTVHISRVGVQYQFGRAVFLRLIAQYDLERRTALRHPVTGQPLLIDGDVQDAEERGDFQGQALLSYEPSPGTIFFVGYSRLMDGPYGYRLARKNPVTDGFFIKLSYLLRL